Genomic segment of Pararhodobacter zhoushanensis:
ATCGGTTCCTGAAAGATCATCGCGATGTCGCGACCGCGCAGCTGCCGCAGGCGGCGGTTGCTGGCGTGCGTGATGTCCTCGCCGTCGAACTCGATCACGCCGCCGGTCACATGGCCGGGCGGGTTGGGGATCAGCCCCATCATCGCCAGCGCGGTGATCGACTTGCCGCAACCGGACTCGCCGACGATGCCAAGCGTCTCTCCTGGCAGCACGTCCAGACTGATCCCCGACAACGCAGTGACGCGGCCGTGGCGGGTGTCGAACTCGACCCGCAGGTCGGACAGGCTCATCAACGGGCTCATCGCGACCTCAGTTTCGGGTTGAAGGCATCGTTCAGCCCGTCGCCAACCAGCGACACGGCAAAGACAGTCAGAAAGATCGCCACGCCAGGGATCGCCACGGGCCACCAGGCTTCGAGCAGAAAGTTGCGGTTCTGGCCAATCATCAGGCCCCAGCTGATCGTGTTGGGATCGCCAAGGCCCAGAAAGGACAGCCCGGCCTCGAACAGGATCGCCACACCCACGGTCAGCGCGGCGGACACGATCAGCGGCGGCAGGGCGTTGGGCAGGATCACTTTCCAGATGATACGGCTGTTCCCCGCCCCGATCGAGCGCGCGGCGGTGACGTATTCCAGCTCGCGGATGCGCAGGAATTCGGCGCGGGTCAGGCGGGCGGTGCCGGGCCAGCTGACGATACCGATGGCGAAAGAGATCGTCACCAGGGAGGGCGCGAACAGCGTCACCAGCACCATGGCGAACAAAAGGGCGGGCAGCACCTGAAAGAACTCGGTCACGCGCATCAGCAGGTCATCGACCCAGCCGCCGAAATACCCGGCCAGCGCACCCATGGCGATGCCGATCACCACGGTCAGCAGCGCAGCGGCCAGCCCGACCGCCATGGTCGGTCCGCCCCCCTTGAGCAACAGCACGAAGATGTCGCGGCCCAGAAAATCGGTGCCCAGCGGTATGCCTTCCTGGTCGCCGGGGGCGGCCAGCGGACCCCAGACGATGCGGTAGGGATCGGCGTCAAACAGGAAATAGCCATAGAGCACGAAGCCCACGATGGCGATCAGCAGCACCAGACCGCCGACGGCAGGTTTGTTGCGCAGGAACTGGCCCCAGGCTTCGCCCAAGGGGCTGACGGCTTTGGTCATCTTAGCGCCCTCCGGTCCGAATGCGGGGATCGGCAAAGCGATAGCTCAGATCGGTGAGCAGGTTTGCCAGCACAACAACCGCCGAGGCAAAGAACAGCACGCCCAGCAGCGTCGGATAATCGCGCCTGAGTACGGAATCGAAGGCCAGCCGCCCCATGCCGGGCCAGTTGAACACCGTTTCCACCAGCAGCGCGCCCGAGATCAGGTTGCCAAACTGCAGCCCGGCGATGGTCAGGATCGGCAGGACGGCGTTGCGCAGCGCGTGGTTGAAGGTGACCTTGCCCTCGCCCAGCCCCTTGGCACGGGCAGTGCGGATATAGTCGGCGCCCAGCACCTCGATCATCGCGGTACGCGACAGGCGGGCGTATTGCGCCAGAAACAGAATGCCCAGCGTGGTGGCAGGCAGCACCAGATGCCACGCGACGTTGAGCGCATAGGCCAGCCCCGTGCCGCGGAACCGCGCGCTGACATAGCCTTCGACGGGGAACAGCGGGATCCAGACGGCGAACAGGATGACCAGCATCAACCCGGTCCAGAACACCGGCGCGGCATAGCCCACGGTCGAGAACACCGACACAAAGCCCGACAGGAACCCCTGCGGCTTGCGCGACGACAGCACCCCCAGCACCACGCCCAGCAGCATCGCGATCAGCTGCGCGCTGAGCGCCAGCATGATGGTGGGGCCAAGGCGCTGCAGGATCAGCTCGGTCACCGGGCGGTTGAAGTGGTACGAGGTGCCCAGATCGCCCATGGCGATCTGCTTGAGGTAGATCCACAGCTGTATCAGGATCGGTTGATCCAGCCCGTAATGCGCCCGGATCTGGGCCATCATCTCTTCGGTGGTGCCGCCCATTTCACCGGCGATCACTTCGGCAGCGTCGCCGGGGGCGGCGTGGATCAGAAAGAAGTTCAGGACGACCACCCCAAGCATCAGGATCAGCCCGTAGAGCAGCCGCTGAAGAATATAGCGCATCATTGCCATGGGTTGGTTTTCGATCCTTGGAAAGGGGCATCAGAACAAAGCGCGGCCCGCGCGGGGCGGGCCGCGAAAACTGTCTCAGATCAACGGTCTTCGGTCCAGTAGACCTCGTCCATGGCCTGCATCATGCCCCAGATGGACAGCGGCGGGTTGCCGATGCGGTCGTCGAACACGTTGTGATAGGGCAGCGCGTTGATCCAGTAGACCGGCAGCTCTTCGCCGACGATATCCTGAAACTGACCGTAAAGGGCTTTGCGCGCCTCAAGGTTGGTCTCGCGGCCGGCTTGTTCCAGCAGCGAGTCGACCTCGGGGTTGGCATAGCCTTGGGTGTTGGACCAGATCACCGGGCGGATGTTGGTGCTCAGATAGGTGCGGTGCACCCCGATCACCGGATCGCCCCAGTTGAACACGATATCCATCGACATCATGAACTCGCCCGAGGCCAGTCGACCCGCCCATGTCGGGAAGTCAGGCGAGGCGCGCAGTTCGACGTTGATCCCCACTTCGCGCAGCTGCGAGCGCAGATATTCGGGGATGTTGCCGGTGGCGGCGTCGCGGCCCGGGATGGTCTCCATCGTCAGGGTAAAGCGCGTGCCATCGGCACCGCGCGGGTGCCCGGCCTCGTCCAGCAGCGCGTTGGCGCGATCCAGATCAAGAGTGTAGCCGGGCATGTCAGGGTTGAAGAACGGGCTCGATTCGATGATCGGCCCCTTCTGGCTGGCGGCCACGCCGCGCATCAGCGCGTTCAGGATAAAGTCGCGGTCCATCGCATAGGCAATCGCCTGACGCACGCGCATGTCGTCCAGCGGCGCGACGCGGGTGTTGAAGGCCAGCCACTGGATCGGGCCGATCCCCTCGAACCCGCGCGGGGTGACCATCAGACCATCGGTCGCCGACAAGCGCGAGATCGCGGTCGAGTCGGTGATCATCCCGGCGTCAGCCTCACCGGATTCCAGCGACAGCGTGACCGACGAGGCGTCGCGCACGATGCGGATGACGATCTCGTCCAGATAGGGGCGACCTTCGATGAAGAAATCGTCAAAGCGTTGCAGGGTGATCTGCTCGCCCGGGCGATACTCGGCCAGCTTGAACGGGCCCGAGCCGATGGGCGCGTTGTTCGCCGGGTGCGTCGGCATCTCTTGGCCGTCATCATAAACGTGCTTGGGCAGGATCGGGCACAGCGCCCCGGTCAGCGCCAGCAGCAGGGCCGGGTGGGTTTGCGACAGGCGGATGATCGCGGTTGTGGCGTCTGGGGTCTCGACGGCCTCGACCGGGCCGAACATGGTCTGGAACGGGTGGTTCGCCTTGATCGTCATGATCGAAAAGGCGACGTCCTCGGACGTGACGGGCATGCCGTCGTGGAACGTGGCGTTGGGCACAAGGTTCAGCGTCAGGCTCAGCCCATCCTCGGCCAGTTCCCAGCTTTCGGCCAGATAGGGGTGCAGATCCCAGTTCTCATCGACCCGCAGAGGCGAGGCGAAAATCTGTGTACCGGGAATGGCCGTTGCCAGACCCGATTGCACGGCAGGGTTCAGGTGGCGCGGGTTTTCGCCGCTGACGATCACCAATTGACCGCCCCGCCGCTCTTGGGCCGAGACCGGCCCAAGGCCGAGCGCCATCAGCGAGGCGCTGGTGCCGACGAAGGTTCTCCGAGTCAGACGCATGTCATGTCTCCCAGTTGAAAGAGGTGTATCTTTTCGACCTGCCGGTTTTCCGGTCGTTGTGCCGCGAGTATGAAAGCGCGCTCAAACCGATCAAGACTAAAGTCCCTCTGGATCTATGCTTTCCGAAATCTGGCGCTAGGGTGGCTGCCATGCTGCGGCATTCTGGGCGCAGGGTGTCAGCAGTAACGGCAACCCGCTTGCTGCGCTGCTCAAAAACACCGCATCGTCAAAAAAGCCCGGCCTGATCCGGGCGCAGAACCGGGAACATCATGGCCGAAACCGTCCTCTACGCCGCCCGCCGCATCATCACCATGGAGCCGACGCAGCCCTATGCGACCCATGTCGCCGTGCGCGACGGGCGCATTCTGGCCGTCGGCGGCCCTGAGATTGCCGATGTCTGGGGCGGTGCGCGGCTGGATGAGCGGTTCCGCGATCAGGTCCTGCTGCCCGGTTTCGTCGAGGCGCACAGCCACATGATGACCGGTGCGCTGTGGACCTATCTCTATTGCGGCAACGTGGATCGCACCGATCCTGACGGCAATCTGTGGCCCGGCGTCCATACCGTCGACGACATGATCGACCGGATGAAGGACGCCATCGCCAAGCTGCCCGCCGGTCAGCCGCTGGTCTGCT
This window contains:
- a CDS encoding ABC transporter permease codes for the protein MTKAVSPLGEAWGQFLRNKPAVGGLVLLIAIVGFVLYGYFLFDADPYRIVWGPLAAPGDQEGIPLGTDFLGRDIFVLLLKGGGPTMAVGLAAALLTVVIGIAMGALAGYFGGWVDDLLMRVTEFFQVLPALLFAMVLVTLFAPSLVTISFAIGIVSWPGTARLTRAEFLRIRELEYVTAARSIGAGNSRIIWKVILPNALPPLIVSAALTVGVAILFEAGLSFLGLGDPNTISWGLMIGQNRNFLLEAWWPVAIPGVAIFLTVFAVSLVGDGLNDAFNPKLRSR
- a CDS encoding ABC transporter permease; translation: MAMMRYILQRLLYGLILMLGVVVLNFFLIHAAPGDAAEVIAGEMGGTTEEMMAQIRAHYGLDQPILIQLWIYLKQIAMGDLGTSYHFNRPVTELILQRLGPTIMLALSAQLIAMLLGVVLGVLSSRKPQGFLSGFVSVFSTVGYAAPVFWTGLMLVILFAVWIPLFPVEGYVSARFRGTGLAYALNVAWHLVLPATTLGILFLAQYARLSRTAMIEVLGADYIRTARAKGLGEGKVTFNHALRNAVLPILTIAGLQFGNLISGALLVETVFNWPGMGRLAFDSVLRRDYPTLLGVLFFASAVVVLANLLTDLSYRFADPRIRTGGR
- a CDS encoding ABC transporter substrate-binding protein, which encodes MRLTRRTFVGTSASLMALGLGPVSAQERRGGQLVIVSGENPRHLNPAVQSGLATAIPGTQIFASPLRVDENWDLHPYLAESWELAEDGLSLTLNLVPNATFHDGMPVTSEDVAFSIMTIKANHPFQTMFGPVEAVETPDATTAIIRLSQTHPALLLALTGALCPILPKHVYDDGQEMPTHPANNAPIGSGPFKLAEYRPGEQITLQRFDDFFIEGRPYLDEIVIRIVRDASSVTLSLESGEADAGMITDSTAISRLSATDGLMVTPRGFEGIGPIQWLAFNTRVAPLDDMRVRQAIAYAMDRDFILNALMRGVAASQKGPIIESSPFFNPDMPGYTLDLDRANALLDEAGHPRGADGTRFTLTMETIPGRDAATGNIPEYLRSQLREVGINVELRASPDFPTWAGRLASGEFMMSMDIVFNWGDPVIGVHRTYLSTNIRPVIWSNTQGYANPEVDSLLEQAGRETNLEARKALYGQFQDIVGEELPVYWINALPYHNVFDDRIGNPPLSIWGMMQAMDEVYWTEDR